One Candidatus Methanomethylicota archaeon genomic window, CATTATTGAAACCCTTGAAAGTACGTAATCGTATTTTGTTGGATCTTCAGGGTTTATCCCCCTCAGAAATTTAGTTGCCTCCAAAACTCCACGCCAATTCAATGCTACTTTCAACTGAAAAGCCCTCATGAGAACTCTCTGCAAACCCAAATCCAATGAGACGAGTAAATGCCTCTTATCAATGAAGCTCCACAACCCCATATCAGGATACGGTCTAACAAGCCACCTAAAGAATAAGTTAAACCTCTTCAAAGGTGAATCTACACTCTTGGGTATTAGTGGTGGGCGTCCACCATAATTCTGCATTACCCCAAGCAAGCCCCTCAAAACCCCCTCCATAGGCTCAGAATCCCACCTATGCCTAGCATACAATTCCCTGACAAGGCTTCCAAGAGAACCATAAACTTCATTACTTTATGACAATTCACGATCTTATAACTTTAAATAAACCTTTAATGGTTTCCACAATTTACAAGACTTATTCTACACAAAGTTATAAGATGTACACTTAACGTAGCGAAAACTTAATCATCTTTCTTTCCTCTCAAGAGCCTATAACTACTTAATGGAAGGAGTAAAATTTATATAAGCGATCTTACCTAAAATACATATTGATGATATTGTTGGTGGTGATGGTAGGGATGGTATTGTTAATAGAGATGAAAGGATCCCTAAAAAATATATGTGAAGCAGCTTTAATCTCAAATATAGTTGGTATACTAGCGCTTAAAGGGGCATGGAAAATCTTTTATGGCGAAATCGCAAGTAATTTGAAAGTTTTAGGCGTATCTCGAAAAGTAGATATTTATGCTAAAGTAAATGACGATCTCGTAATATTAGGGGAGATTGAGAGAAATCGCGAAATCCTTCAAGCTGAACTTCTAAGTTTGCAAGATGCTATTTCTGGGGAAAAATGTGAGGTTATGGGTTTCTATACTAATGAAAAGCAAGAGCTTGACAAAGAACTTTTATGGAAGATAGAAGTCCGCCAGCATATCTTCCATAATATTCCGGTTTATGCTATTAAGATTATAAGGGGGTTGGGATTGGATGTACTTTAAAGTGAGCAGTCTAACGAGTCAAAAGTTGAGGATCAAGAAGAAATTTGGGGGACTTGAAACGGTAATTAGAGAAATTGAGACGAAAGAAGGCTTAAGATTTCTTTCCCATAAAAATAAACTTTCATTAGTAGCTACATTATATCTTGGTATAGACAAAAAGAGTCAACGTCGCAAGTCTCTTAATAATTGGTTATACAACATAACTACGTACAAGGATTTAAGCTTAAAGGAAAAGCTTGTGAATGCACTTATAGATTTAACATTAAATATTCATGAAAACGAGCATGAATTATGTAAAGACCTAAGTATGGTAACTGGATTAGATGTCCTTAAAACCATTACATATCTCAAAATTTATACTGGAATGTGGTTCAGCAGAAGTACGTTTTTTTATATTCTCAAGGGCGATGATGCAGTAAAATACGTGAAGAGATATAGGAAGAAAGGCGCCACAAAAGCATATCACTATCTTGATGTACTGGAAGACGTATTATCATCCTTTAACTTAGCTACAAGTTTTAGCCTTGACCTTTGGTGGGGACAGATCCGTAGAGAAATAAAACCTACTCAAGTGAAAGTATTAAGAATAACAGCACCAGGCGCTTTATTTCTAGATGCATACTCTAACTTCAAGTTAGGTGGGATTAATATAGATGTTTTTAGACAAGATTTGCTGAAAATATTTACATTACCTAGCTTGATGTTAAAAGTTGCCGAAGAAGCTGTTAATAGACTTGCGGAAGTAACACTGCAAAGCTTAACCTTAGAAGTAAAAGACGCCATATCATCACACATGGGGGATTATGATGTTAGACCTTATATGAATCTCATAGCATCAGATTTGAGCAATCTACTAGTACTTTACACTATGCATAAGCTGGATTATGAAAGCCTACTTAAAAAAATGTTAGTGAGGTGGAAACAATGAGTAGAATTTCCTTGCGAAGCGAGCTTTTAAAGAAGATAGATGAATTTGATAAACAAGATATATCGTTCATTAATAGAGCTCAAGAGCTCAGCTTGTTATTTCATTCAACTATGCCTGTGATAGTAGTTTCAGGTCACTGGGGTCAGGGTAAAACGAAACTTGCATATAAACTTACTAAGGAGCTTAGCAAGAATGAAGATGTACTTTACATAGCATACAGAATCATGGACAATATATATCCAAATGAGTTCATAACACATATTCCCAGTAACGTATACAAGAAATACTATGAATCGAAGGGCATTAGCTCGGATTATAGTCTCCCACTTAAATATATCTTACCACTGATACGTTACCCCATTAGGTTTAGTGAAATTTATAATGCTGGATTGGGAAAAGGATTAATAGTACATGTTAAAGAGTCCTCCTTAGAGGATACGGAGCACGAGAAGACATCCGATATTTCTACACTATTTAAGGGATTCTCTAAAGTTAAAACGCGATATACAATCATATTCGATGAGTTTGAAGAGCTGATAAAAGTTATCGTTGAAAATAGCGGGTTAGATGCCGCTAAAAGATTCATAGATGAAATGTTTAACGTATTTAGAGTAGCGCATGATGTTGGTAGTCCGATCAGATTGATTGTATTCACAGTTCCTAGAACGCTTACTGTTGATATTGGAGTTTATATGCGTGAAACTACAGCCGCATGGGCTGGGAAATCTTTATTGACTAGGATTGAGAAATTATCCATTGAGAATTTAGTAGAATACGGTGATAGACTTATAAGTTACATTTTAGGTTTTGATATCAGCCTAAATAAGTTACTAAACAGTAGCGATTTTGAGGTTGTTAAGAGGTACCTAGATGCTATTCCAACAACAAGATTTGCTGTCGAAGCAATTAAACAGCTCCTTTTAAACGGTTTACTTGATATTAGTCAAGCATATAACGTTCACGAATATGGTAAGCTGAAAGATCTAATATTGAATAGAGGTGTGAAAATTAGTAGCTTTACAGTTAAAGATGCTGTGATGTTAGAGGAACCGTCGCATACTGACATTATCACAAACTATCGCAAAGTACTCGAGTCCGTTAAGAAAAAGCTTATTGAAGAATACAAGATAATGGCTACAGGACCAGCAATTATATCTATGGCCAGAGGTTATGAGTCATATTCTCTTACGATAGGAAAAGGCACTAAGACTCTAAAGCTAATATTCTGGATAAGACCTTCAAGGTATTTCGGTGGGGGTACGCTACTAATAGATAACATAATGTCTAAGTTAAGATTGGAAGACACAAGGAAGATGAAGATGAATACGTATATCTACATAGTTACTTTTCAGCTTAGTAGGTATTTAGATTTAATACATGATATGTTAACAAGCGCAGGCTTTCATGCTGATGTAAAAATTCATAGTCCTATGCTAAAATATTACCTTTCTGGCAAACAGTACAAAGATTTCTTGGAAAAAACTATTAAGGAATGCTTTGAAGAAGAAGTAAAAGATCTCGCCAGAGATATAATGTATGTCTACTCGTTACTTGTATAAGTAATTCCTTGAACTGGATGAGATTAAATGATTAACATGGTCATACCGAAATATACATAATCCTTATTCATTGATATAAAGGTAAGTTTATATAAGCTCATTAATCCTCAGTACTACACTTTAATTGTTTAAGAAGTTTTCGTGCCTCTTCATATCTTAAATTAGAAATCCTTTGGGCGATATCTTTAATACGGTCATCAGTAGGTAATTCGAAGGCTATTGTGAGAGGTATTTTTCCCTCTTTAATCATTTTCTTTACATCTATTGGTAACATCGAGACTTTATAGAGACAGTTAAGAGTAGTTTGAGCTATCTTAATGTTATTTTGATGTAATATTTTCATGGCTTCTTCGGATCCTAGTAAAGATACGAGTTCTCCTATACTTTCGGCATATTCCACCGGATCATTTTTCTTAAGCTTTCTAAAGTTACGTTTAATGATATTTAGTCGTTCGGCAATATAACTTGTGGAAAGCATTGCTTTTCTAATCTGCGCAGCGCTAATATTCAAATCTATAGATGCGCATTCTATAAATGTCGAATCGGGAATTGCTACGTTTGAAATTTGTCTAAGGAAATTATCAAGAGCTTTCTCTAATCCTTCATTTTTAGCGCTCTTAATGAATCTAAGGTAGGCCTCCCTTACATTAGGAAGTATTTTGTCATACTCTTGATCATCAGCAAACTGCTCTCTATCAATGTGAAAGACATATCCTATTTTCGTTTCTTTTTCTCTGAAACTGTAGAAGAAAGTTATTGGTAACCTCATAAATGCTCACCGAGCATTTGCATCACTTTGTTCTTAAGATCCAAATAATCTTCAACTTTTATCGAACCTTCTTTAAGAGAATTATCTAATATGGCTTCAAGTCCAGCTCTACATATATGATAACGTCTGTTTCGATTGTCATTTCTTGCAAATTGATATAAGGGGTGTTTCCTGTTTATTGCAATTCTAGTACCCTGTACTTCAGCCTCAATATCAAGAGAAAGATCTGCCATTATAAACTGAGGCATCCCTCTTCGAGCGCCTCGTGTTTTTTTAGCAGTTTCCTCTCCTTCTAGTGATGGTTTTATAATAGGTTTGTTCTCTCCTCCTCCTGGTTGGTCAATATTTTCTTCATGATCTTTACGGGGTATATCAGTTTTGCTTGATGGACCATATGTTTTTGTGACTCGTGTGTCATTTCCTTTCATGTAAATTGTTTCTATCTTTTCTTGGCCGATTACTAATCTCTCAAGCTCAGGAACGTCCGCAATTACCTTTCCAACAATCTTGTGAATTTCCCTTAAAAGTTCTCTTTCACTACTTGTAGTTTCAGGCATTAGCCCATTTCGTTTAAGTATATTCTCAAGCTCTACTGTTAATTCTTTCTTAAACTCAATATACAAAGGATTATTCTTTTTAATATCTGTCTTATCACCATATAGAAGTTTTACGAGAAAATCGGCATGAACATAACCTGTATATCTTTTTACATCCGGACAAGGATTTATTCGTTGTTTAAGCATTCTTCCATGTATAATTATTGCAATCCCGCGAAGATTTTCTTCAAGTTCGTTATCCGATATAAAAACACAGCCACCTGCATTTTTTAGATTTTTTAGGAGTTCCTTTTTCTTATATCTTCTTTCATCTAACCATTCAGGTGGAGGGACTACTTTTCCATTCACAAAGAATCTACGTTTTCTTCCTTTTGCAGGTGCATTATTAAGTAGTGTGGGGTAAAATTCTTGAAGAGTCTCTATTATTCCTTTTTCACTAATCTTTCCCTTATATTCATCTTTAAGATAATATGTAAGTTTGGTATGATTCTCTTTTAAGTCGTTGGAAGAATATTGTATAAAGTTATAATATGGTTTTCGTCCCACCCAATACCATCGCTGACCTCCTTGATATGAATCGCGCTTCGTCATTATTTCAACAGACTCTGCAACTATCATCGTTGCCTTAAGGCCCCATCCATAAAATCCTAGCATATCCATTCTTTTCTCTCTTGATTGCTTGTCTATTTTTTCAGTCCACGCGATTGTTGAGAGTTTTTTAAAATCCTCCTCAAGAATACCAGCACCATACATTATGATCTCCAGCTTTCCTTCATCTATAGTGAAAGATATGGTATGATAGTTATGCTCATCTATAAAATTATCAACGTTTTCTACTATTGGAATTTTCCATTTCTCAAACGAATAAGTGTTAACTATATCTTCCATTAAATGTTCAAGATCAACATCAAATTCGCTCATTTTTCTCTGTTAATATTAAATTAATTTTCTAACATAAATAATTTAATCTCGTTACAAAATTTGTCACAAATTTAAGTAGCAGAAAATGACACTTCACTTAATATGAAAGCTTACAAATGATAATAAACATAAAAAGAGGGAACTTAAAAATGTTTAAAGAAGATCAAAAAGGCTATGTTGTTATATTTTAAATGCAGGATGCTTTGGTTCAAAATTCTTAAGGAATGAATATAGATTTGGATGCGTTCTCTGCATTCTTCTATAATGTGAAATTCCTTTTAAAGGGCAACACCAGCAACCAATTCTCTGGTAGCCCATATCGTAAAGTGGGTTATAAGGCAGATTTCTTTCTTTTATGTACCTCCATACCTCTTGTGAATTCCAATCATAAATCGGGTTTATTCTTAAGATTGGCGGATCTTTTTTCGGCATAGTAAAGGGCTTAAGATAGCGACGGTAAAACGATTCGGTTCTCGTAACCCCCGTTATTTCAGCCATTATGCCATGCTCTATCATATACTTATATGCAGGTTCATCCTTGTAAGGCTTGCAACACCATCTATTTTCATGAGTTGCCCATCCATGTTCCTTTACTGCAAAGAAGAAATTTCTATTCGGATTAGTTACGTGCAATTTGAATCCCCACATTTTCGACAAATTCAACACATATTGAATAGTTTCAGGAAATTCAATTGTTGTATTATTAAAAATTACTGGAATATCTGGACCGAGTGTTTCAAGCGCTAAATGTAGTACAACTAAACTATCTTTCCCGCCACTAAATGCAACTGCTAAATTATCACCAAATGTTTCCTTCGCTATCTTCAATATACTTTTTGCTTGTAAAACCTTAAAGTCAAAGTAAATACGCTCATTCGCTTCATCCACCCAACATTTACCCATACTTCCACAACTCCTAATATAAAATATTAAAAACTCATTTATAAATCCTGAACTTTATCATTCAATGATTAGTAACTCAAGCAATTTAACGAGCAAAGTTTCTTGTTTCTACTAAAGGATCTGAATATGCCATTGAAGAAACTGCTACCTTTAAGCTTTTAACACTCACGTAGGTTGTTTAGTAGGTTAAAAATTACAATCAACTCTAATAATTCTTATAAAATAGAGTGTTTGTTTCCATCACCTCCTATTATATAAGAGGATAAATGATCAAAAAATCTAAAATGAAAAATTTGATCAAAAAATTTATATATAAAGATTTAGATCTAAAATATTATAGGAGGTGATTTGTTTGGAGGTAAATGCGTTTAGGATAAAACAGTGGGGTTATGGAGAGGGTGTAGGAGAATATGATCTATATATTACAGCGTTGCCAATGAGATATCTAGCATTAAGAACAGATATAGATCGTTGGGACAAAAAGAATAGGGAGGGTTATCAAAGGCCACCTGTGGAATCTCGCCTTGGGCGGGCAGGAAGAGCTAGTATTGTTAGATACCTCTTGGAAGAAATGGGTGTATTTCCAACCAGTGTTCTCTTAAATGTAAGATGCGAATTAGATTTTAAGGAAGAATTAAAAATTGCGGAGAAAATATCTTACGGTAAGCTTACTATTCCGGATAATGCAATACTTTGGATCATTGATGGACAGCATCGATTAGAAGCTTTAAAACGGGTAACATCATTTAAACCAGAATTTGAAAATTACCCAGTACCAGTAACCATTATGTCTCTTAAAGATAAATTTGATGAAATGCTATTGTTTTATATAGTGAACTCAAGACAGAAAAAGATACCTACAGATATTGCTTATAGGCATTTACAAAGCATGGTTAAAAAAGTTGAAGTTAAAGAGCAATATACGTGGATAAAGAATGTGCTACTAGGTCCGGAGGAAATGAGGAAGGGCGTAGCTGCCTCAATAGTTGACTATCTAGCTACTGAGGATCCAGAATCACCATTTTATGGTCGCGTTAGATTCTTAGGAGAAGAAAAAGAAGTATGGCATCTTACTGAGGATTCTATATTAATAAGATACATTAGTAAGCTACTTTCAGAAAAAACTTTTAGCTTGATGGATGCTTCAGAGGTAGCGGATTTATTAGTACAGTACTGGAAAGCGATTAAGGAACTTTATCCAACATGCTTTGAAGAGATTGAAAGCGGTAATTATACATTGCTTAAACATACAGGGATAGCGTCTCTAACATATCTATTCCCAACAATATATGCTTACTGCATGAAAGAAGGCGACGTTTCAATGGAGAAGATGAAGGAACTCTTAGGATATTTGAAGGAAGAGGTAGACGATCCTAGGCTCCCCCTTGATTTTAGAAGGCCTATTGATGAAGACTGGTGGTCGAGAGCTCATGGGCCATCAATAGCTAGAGCTACTAGCGAAGCAACATTCAATGAAATAGCAAAGAACTTTGCCGAGAAAATAAGAATTGTTTTAGAAAAGAAGAAGAGGAAAGCGTGAATGGTTATGCAAAATGGAGATAAATATCTTTTATCTTTTTTTAAGAATTTACAAAGTGCATTTAAAGATTACGCACACAATATATCTGAAATTTCATCTTTACTAGATAAAGCAATACTGAGAATTAATGTATTAATAGAACCAACTATTAAAAATGAATTGAAAGTGTATAGTGTACCTCCAATGAGGGAATTAAGTGGAAAAATGAGTAACTGTATAAATCAATTACGTGAAAAGAAAGAGATGATTGCTAAATATTTTCAAAATATAAATGAAATTTTAGAGGATGGGAAAGTTAAATGTAGTGATTGTAATGGGGAGGGTAAAGTGAAACGGTTAAGGTATGAACGTGAAGAGGGCATAATAACATCCTTTTATGAGTATGAACCATGCCCCACATGTGGTGGTTCAGGTTACTTCGCAATATCTGAAGAAGTTAGAAGACAAGGATATGAAATACTAAAAGCATTAAAAATGATAGCAAAATAGGGGGAATAATTTGCACTTTGCATGGGTGAGAATAATGTCTGAGTTATGTAAGTGGTTGCATGAGCAGTTGGAGGAGTTGCCGCTTATTAGGTATCCTTTTGATTTAGATGATTTGCCTAAGTGTGGTGTGTACTTTTTCTATGAGGATGGGGAGGTTTGGGGGCATGGTGGTGATAAGTTGCGGATAGTTAATGTGGGTACCCATAAGGGTGGGACTCTTAGAGATAGAATTGCTGAACATTACCTTCTGGGCAAATATGAATCTCGAATTATTTTTGATCAAAATAAGTTTAAACCTTCTGATAGGAGTATTTTGAGGAAAAATATTGGGAGGGCTTTGTTAAATAAGGATAATGACAGCTACTTGAAAATCTGGAATATCAATTTTGTAAAGAGGGAGGATAGGGAGCGTTATGGGTTCATGAGAAATATAGACAAGGAGAAAGAATTGGAAGAGAAAATAACAAGAATCATTAGAGAGAGATTCTCTTTTAGATTCATTATTTTGGATGACCAGATGGAAAGAAAAAGACTTAAAAGTGCTTTAATTGGAACTTTGGCCCGCTGTGGATTATGTAAGCCATCCAAAAATTGGTTGGGAAAGTATTCACCGGTATCGAAAATAAGAAAGAGTGGATTGTGGTTAACTCAGCATCTTAATGCTGAACCGATTAGCGAAAGAGATAAGGAGGTTATTTTGAACGCCATTGAAAGGACAAAGAAATACTTATAGTAAAAATAGTGTAAGTAAAAGTTCTGGATTGATAAGGGATTTGGGAAAATATTGAGCAATTTTAATATAAGTTTGCCGGAAAGTGAATTTGAGATTTTGGGGGAGAAGGCTTTACCTGAAGGCTTTGTGGAC contains:
- a CDS encoding DUF2400 family protein → MYARHRWDSEPMEGVLRGLLGVMQNYGGRPPLIPKSVDSPLKRFNLFFRWLVRPYPDMGLWSFIDKRHLLVSLDLGLQRVLMRAFQLKVALNWRGVLEATKFLRGINPEDPTKYDYVLSRVSIM
- a CDS encoding phosphoadenosine phosphosulfate reductase family protein yields the protein MDEANERIYFDFKVLQAKSILKIAKETFGDNLAVAFSGGKDSLVVLHLALETLGPDIPVIFNNTTIEFPETIQYVLNLSKMWGFKLHVTNPNRNFFFAVKEHGWATHENRWCCKPYKDEPAYKYMIEHGIMAEITGVTRTESFYRRYLKPFTMPKKDPPILRINPIYDWNSQEVWRYIKERNLPYNPLYDMGYQRIGCWCCPLKGISHYRRMQRTHPNLYSFLKNFEPKHPAFKI
- a CDS encoding DGQHR domain-containing protein is translated as MEVNAFRIKQWGYGEGVGEYDLYITALPMRYLALRTDIDRWDKKNREGYQRPPVESRLGRAGRASIVRYLLEEMGVFPTSVLLNVRCELDFKEELKIAEKISYGKLTIPDNAILWIIDGQHRLEALKRVTSFKPEFENYPVPVTIMSLKDKFDEMLLFYIVNSRQKKIPTDIAYRHLQSMVKKVEVKEQYTWIKNVLLGPEEMRKGVAASIVDYLATEDPESPFYGRVRFLGEEKEVWHLTEDSILIRYISKLLSEKTFSLMDASEVADLLVQYWKAIKELYPTCFEEIESGNYTLLKHTGIASLTYLFPTIYAYCMKEGDVSMEKMKELLGYLKEEVDDPRLPLDFRRPIDEDWWSRAHGPSIARATSEATFNEIAKNFAEKIRIVLEKKKRKA
- a CDS encoding zinc finger-like domain-containing protein, encoding MVMQNGDKYLLSFFKNLQSAFKDYAHNISEISSLLDKAILRINVLIEPTIKNELKVYSVPPMRELSGKMSNCINQLREKKEMIAKYFQNINEILEDGKVKCSDCNGEGKVKRLRYEREEGIITSFYEYEPCPTCGGSGYFAISEEVRRQGYEILKALKMIAK